A section of the Pseudanabaena mucicola str. Chao 1806 genome encodes:
- a CDS encoding DUF2834 domain-containing protein, producing MKTKHIYLILGFLGVVLPYSQFFPWIADNGFNIPLLIEQIATSRIAAFGWLDVIVSALVLFVFVFTDGQKRKVSTLWLPIVGTLVVGVSLGLPLYLYLREMAQEHSTVS from the coding sequence ATGAAAACAAAGCACATCTACCTGATCCTTGGTTTTCTTGGTGTTGTTCTTCCATACTCTCAATTCTTTCCTTGGATTGCAGATAATGGTTTCAATATCCCATTGCTTATCGAACAAATCGCGACTTCACGTATAGCCGCCTTTGGTTGGTTGGATGTCATCGTTTCCGCGTTGGTTTTGTTTGTTTTCGTTTTTACTGATGGACAGAAGCGAAAGGTTTCAACTCTTTGGCTGCCTATTGTGGGTACGCTGGTTGTAGGAGTATCCCTGGGGCTACCGTTATATTTGTATCTGCGTGAAATGGCACAGGAACATTCGACCGTCAGTTGA
- a CDS encoding cupin domain-containing protein — protein sequence MNAHAETLLARLPGEVTAQWPGGERFVRALAHGTMSVEIYAPVETDPQSPHSQDELYFIISGTGTFVNGDERLSFSPGSAFFVPAGQTHRFENFSSDFATWVVFWGPPGGER from the coding sequence ATGAATGCCCACGCCGAGACGCTTCTAGCCCGCCTTCCGGGCGAGGTCACTGCGCAGTGGCCAGGCGGTGAGAGGTTCGTCCGGGCGCTTGCCCACGGCACCATGTCGGTTGAGATCTATGCGCCCGTCGAAACGGATCCACAGTCTCCGCATAGCCAAGATGAGCTGTACTTCATCATCTCAGGGACGGGAACTTTCGTGAACGGAGATGAGCGACTGAGCTTTTCGCCCGGCTCAGCGTTCTTCGTGCCCGCAGGGCAGACACACCGCTTTGAGAACTTCTCAAGCGACTTCGCAACGTGGGTGGTCTTCTGGGGGCCGCCCGGCGGTGAGCGGTGA